From the genome of Phreatobacter cathodiphilus, one region includes:
- a CDS encoding amino acid ABC transporter permease, with protein MAYRWDFAPILDNWQALAMGAVGTVRLFAICLVLGLGFGLLVALARRSAHAPLRWLAVAFIEFFRNTPVLVQILWFYFALPMLVPVEITPFGAAILGISLNSAAYSAEIYRGGIQSIEPGQWEAARSIGMSGLQTLRRIVLPQALRRVLPALTNRGIEIFKMTTLASAVSYVELLHQGKLVASLNFNPLEVYTVVGALFFLFLYPLVRATYALERRLARSD; from the coding sequence ATGGCCTATCGCTGGGACTTCGCCCCGATCCTCGACAACTGGCAGGCCCTCGCCATGGGTGCCGTCGGTACCGTGCGCCTCTTCGCCATCTGCCTCGTCCTCGGCCTCGGCTTCGGCCTCCTCGTCGCGCTGGCGCGCCGTTCTGCCCACGCCCCGCTGCGCTGGCTCGCCGTCGCCTTCATCGAGTTCTTCCGCAACACGCCGGTGCTGGTGCAGATTCTCTGGTTCTATTTCGCCCTGCCCATGCTGGTGCCTGTGGAGATCACCCCGTTCGGAGCCGCCATCCTCGGCATCTCGCTCAACTCGGCCGCCTATTCCGCCGAGATCTATCGCGGCGGCATCCAGTCCATCGAGCCGGGACAGTGGGAGGCGGCCCGTTCCATCGGCATGAGCGGCCTGCAGACGCTGCGCCGCATCGTCCTGCCGCAGGCGTTGCGCCGGGTCCTGCCGGCGCTCACCAACCGCGGCATCGAGATCTTCAAGATGACGACGCTGGCTTCCGCCGTCTCCTATGTCGAACTCCTCCACCAGGGCAAGCTGGTGGCGTCCCTGAACTTCAACCCGCTGGAGGTCTACACGGTCGTCGGCGCCCTCTTCTTCCTCTTCCTCTACCCGCTGGTGCGCGCCACCTACGCGCTCGAGCGGCGGCTGGCGCGGAGCGACTGA
- a CDS encoding aminotransferase class IV has translation MSSTAGSAQGYLDDPRNETVLVYVDGAFVPRHEARVSIFDSGFVLGDGVWEGLRLKNGRLIQLDAHLDRLFEGAGSIALDIGRSREEVAAAVAETLDRNGMTDGAHVRLMVTRGVKATVNQDPRFVIGKATMVIVAEYKTPRPESKARGLSLFTSTFRTSTPDVFDLRLNSHSRLNLIQALIQAINAGADEALMLDPHGFVASCNSTNFFIVRRGELWSSTGSYCFKGLTRQAVIDAWRDAGAVCREKDFTLAEVYAADEAFVTGTLGGVTPVTRIDGRVIGAGKPGPMTQLASERYQAWVAR, from the coding sequence ATGAGCAGCACCGCGGGCAGCGCCCAGGGCTATCTCGACGATCCCCGCAACGAAACCGTGCTCGTCTATGTCGACGGCGCCTTCGTGCCCCGCCACGAGGCGCGGGTCTCCATCTTCGACTCCGGCTTCGTGCTCGGCGACGGCGTCTGGGAGGGGCTGCGCCTGAAGAACGGCCGGCTGATCCAGCTTGATGCCCATCTCGACCGCCTGTTCGAGGGCGCCGGGTCCATCGCCCTCGACATCGGCCGCAGCCGCGAGGAGGTGGCCGCCGCGGTCGCGGAGACGCTCGACCGCAACGGCATGACCGACGGCGCCCATGTCCGGCTCATGGTCACCCGCGGCGTCAAGGCGACGGTGAACCAGGACCCGCGCTTCGTCATCGGCAAGGCGACCATGGTCATCGTCGCCGAGTACAAGACGCCGCGGCCGGAATCGAAGGCCCGCGGCCTGTCGCTCTTCACCTCGACCTTCCGTACCAGCACGCCCGACGTCTTCGACCTCCGCCTCAACTCGCACAGCCGCCTGAACCTCATCCAGGCGCTGATCCAGGCCATCAATGCCGGAGCGGACGAGGCGCTGATGCTCGATCCCCACGGCTTCGTCGCCAGCTGCAACTCGACCAATTTCTTCATCGTCCGCCGCGGCGAACTGTGGAGCTCCACCGGCTCCTACTGCTTCAAGGGGCTGACGCGCCAGGCGGTGATCGACGCCTGGCGGGATGCCGGAGCCGTCTGCCGGGAGAAGGACTTCACCCTCGCCGAGGTCTATGCCGCCGACGAGGCCTTCGTCACCGGCACCCTCGGCGGCGTCACGCCGGTGACGCGCATCGACGGGCGGGTGATCGGCGCCGGTAAGCCTGGCCCGATGACGCAGCTCGCCTCCGAGCGCTACCAGGCCTGGGTCGCCCGATGA
- a CDS encoding transporter substrate-binding domain-containing protein, with translation MTIDRRSFASALAVTAGGALLGVPAYAQGGGTLDQVKQRGSLRVGVTQAPPWYSKDARTGEWSSGVGVSLGKAMAAALNVRFEPVEVTWGTAVAALQANRIDIMFVLDATPERAQAVDFPKSPLLYYSLAVLAKDDLAVRTWEDLNKPEVRIAVPQATSMDRFLTAEVSKAAIQRFPGNTEAIAAFQSGRVEAVCLFHPPLIAARQRLGSGKIVVPQPTQSNPSSAAVRKGDTAFVEWVDARIVEYYRTRQIQTWYEEFLTGFGLDPKAAPPIIKEMLG, from the coding sequence ATGACCATCGACCGACGCAGTTTCGCCTCGGCTCTCGCAGTGACGGCGGGCGGCGCCCTCCTCGGCGTGCCGGCCTACGCTCAAGGCGGCGGCACGCTCGACCAGGTGAAGCAGCGCGGCTCCCTCCGCGTCGGCGTCACGCAGGCCCCGCCATGGTACTCCAAGGACGCGCGCACCGGCGAGTGGTCTTCGGGCGTCGGCGTCTCCCTCGGCAAGGCCATGGCCGCCGCCCTCAACGTGCGGTTCGAGCCGGTCGAGGTCACCTGGGGCACCGCCGTCGCCGCCCTTCAGGCCAACCGCATCGACATCATGTTCGTTCTCGACGCGACGCCCGAGCGCGCCCAGGCCGTCGACTTCCCGAAGTCGCCGCTGCTCTACTATTCGCTCGCCGTCCTCGCGAAGGACGATCTCGCCGTGCGCACCTGGGAGGACCTCAACAAGCCCGAGGTCCGCATCGCCGTGCCCCAGGCGACCAGCATGGACCGCTTCCTCACCGCCGAAGTGTCGAAGGCCGCCATCCAGCGTTTCCCCGGCAATACCGAAGCCATCGCCGCCTTCCAGTCCGGCCGCGTCGAGGCCGTCTGCCTGTTCCATCCGCCGCTGATCGCCGCGCGCCAGCGCCTCGGCTCGGGCAAGATCGTCGTGCCGCAGCCGACCCAGTCCAACCCGTCGAGCGCCGCCGTGCGCAAGGGCGACACGGCCTTCGTGGAATGGGTCGACGCCCGCATCGTCGAGTACTACCGCACCCGGCAGATCCAGACCTGGTACGAGGAGTTCCTCACCGGCTTCGGGCTGGATCCGAAGGCGGCGCCGCCGATCATCAAGGAAATGCTCGGCTGA
- a CDS encoding ferritin-like domain-containing protein — protein MGWFSKDIQTMDDLFVHQLQDIYYAEQQILKALPGMIDKATDPQLKQAFEDHRKQTETHITRLQAVFRMHGAAVKGQDCPAIDGIIEEAEEVAGEVEDKRVLDAALIAAAQAVEHYEMTRYGTLVAWARQLGRPDCAAELEKTLKEEQAADEKLTDIAVSAVNRKAA, from the coding sequence ATGGGTTGGTTTTCCAAAGACATCCAGACCATGGACGACCTGTTCGTCCATCAGCTGCAGGACATCTATTACGCCGAGCAGCAGATCCTGAAGGCACTGCCGGGCATGATCGACAAGGCGACCGATCCCCAGCTCAAGCAGGCCTTCGAGGACCACCGCAAGCAGACCGAGACCCATATCACGCGTCTGCAGGCGGTGTTCCGGATGCACGGCGCCGCCGTCAAGGGTCAGGACTGCCCGGCCATCGACGGCATCATCGAGGAGGCCGAGGAGGTGGCCGGCGAGGTGGAGGACAAGCGGGTCCTCGACGCAGCCCTGATCGCCGCCGCCCAGGCCGTCGAGCACTACGAGATGACCCGGTACGGCACTCTCGTTGCCTGGGCCAGGCAGCTCGGCCGGCCTGATTGCGCCGCCGAACTCGAGAAGACGCTGAAGGAAGAGCAGGCGGCCGACGAGAAGCTGACCGACATCGCCGTCAGCGCGGTCAACCGCAAGGCGGCCTGA
- a CDS encoding amino acid ABC transporter permease, with the protein MYAWDFGPVLANGDLLWAGLRSTLALTAVALAGGLPVGLALALARLSGAKSLSVPAGIVIEVFRTTPPLVQLFWFYFGLPIVVNVEMTPYLAAALTFTIQSGAFFAEIFRAGIVSVDRGQREAARAIGMSPSQTMVRVVLPQAVKRMFPAMMERSIELMKTTTLVATVSYADLLYQANELAQKTFRPLEVFTAAALIYFVTISLFSALGALLERRMAASGEMAAR; encoded by the coding sequence ATGTACGCCTGGGATTTCGGCCCCGTCCTCGCCAACGGCGACCTGCTCTGGGCGGGGCTGCGCAGCACGCTCGCCCTGACGGCGGTGGCGCTCGCCGGCGGCTTGCCGGTGGGCCTCGCTCTGGCGCTGGCGCGACTGTCGGGGGCGAAGTCGCTGTCCGTCCCGGCTGGCATCGTCATCGAGGTGTTTCGCACCACGCCGCCGCTGGTCCAGCTCTTCTGGTTCTATTTCGGCCTGCCCATCGTCGTGAACGTCGAGATGACGCCCTATCTGGCGGCGGCCCTCACCTTCACCATCCAGTCCGGCGCCTTCTTCGCCGAGATCTTCCGCGCCGGCATCGTCTCCGTCGACCGGGGCCAAAGGGAAGCGGCGCGCGCCATCGGCATGAGCCCGTCCCAGACCATGGTGCGGGTGGTGCTGCCGCAGGCGGTGAAGCGCATGTTCCCGGCCATGATGGAGCGCTCCATCGAGCTGATGAAGACGACGACGCTGGTGGCGACCGTCTCCTATGCGGACCTGCTCTACCAGGCGAACGAACTGGCGCAGAAGACCTTCCGGCCCCTCGAGGTCTTCACCGCCGCTGCCCTCATCTACTTCGTCACCATCTCCTTGTTCAGCGCCCTCGGCGCGCTCCTCGAACGGCGCATGGCGGCGAGCGGCGAAATGGCGGCGCGCTGA
- a CDS encoding ferric reductase-like transmembrane domain-containing protein: MPTIRVVLVWTALAVAILVPVVIAARSPLLAWRDGVYITAGFAGILGLALLLVQPLLAGGHLPGLAPRRARLAHRWLGVVLVALVVAHVAGLWITSAPDVIDALLFQSPTSFSPFGVVAMWAVFATALLAAVRQRLRLSPAAWRIGHTALALVIVVGTIVHALLIEGAMGTVSKAAFCLLVAAATARLAFDLAVWMRARRRA, from the coding sequence TTGCCGACCATCCGGGTCGTCCTGGTCTGGACCGCGCTGGCGGTCGCCATCCTCGTCCCCGTGGTGATCGCGGCGCGCAGCCCGCTGCTCGCCTGGCGGGACGGGGTCTATATCACGGCCGGTTTCGCCGGGATCCTCGGGCTGGCGCTGCTGCTCGTGCAGCCGCTGCTCGCCGGCGGTCACCTGCCGGGCCTCGCGCCGCGCCGGGCGCGGCTGGCCCACCGATGGCTCGGGGTCGTCCTCGTCGCGCTCGTCGTCGCCCATGTCGCAGGGCTGTGGATCACCAGCGCCCCCGACGTGATCGATGCCCTGCTCTTCCAGTCGCCGACGTCTTTCTCGCCCTTCGGCGTCGTCGCCATGTGGGCGGTCTTCGCCACGGCCCTGCTGGCGGCTGTCCGGCAGCGGCTGCGCCTGTCGCCGGCCGCCTGGCGGATCGGCCATACGGCGCTGGCGCTGGTGATCGTCGTCGGCACCATCGTCCATGCGCTGCTGATCGAGGGGGCGATGGGCACCGTCTCGAAGGCCGCCTTCTGCCTGCTGGTCGCCGCCGCCACGGCGCGGCTCGCCTTCGACCTCGCGGTCTGGATGCGGGCGCGTCGGAGGGCTTGA
- a CDS encoding sensor histidine kinase, translating into MSIRRRLFVLGGIFLVPVLGVGAWNEYADHVERERQVRESVAQEARYVASEFERLLDGARSLVETIAHVPVVRQGEWAACAELLTTLRPFNAGVLALAATDAAGTVMCASDQPAGASLPSVADRPHVQLALRQETFVVGGYAYGRQTAGHALHVAVVRRDVAGAAAGVVFATISLDWIAGRYARSSWSEDHVVTVADADGRILMRQPDHHRFVGRAIPEATWSGLRRLSGNGSFEDVSPLDAVRRIVGYVAKAGPSPGLFIGVGVSRQSAFSDLHAATQRAVLGSLIGLLAAFGFAWMTARNLITRPFRQILGAAQSLAAGRLDARSPVAGRGEFGQLAEAFNVVADRLTSEIRGKDMLLRELSHRVMNSLQMLNSTVILQQRAVKDERTRELLGQIGGRVMAIAEAYRQLHRVEGEDVIDLGDLIAQVAEQTCHSLLADAGRCRVTVAPLTLTPDRAIRAGLIANELVMNAIKYGGGPQAAVSVDFTSEAGCAVLTVRNGKVEREGQAGGGFGTRMVSLLATDLGGTVEMRDDAGDAVVTLRFPVSSAPLAPAP; encoded by the coding sequence ATGAGCATTCGGCGGCGCCTGTTCGTACTCGGTGGCATCTTTCTCGTTCCCGTCCTCGGGGTGGGGGCCTGGAACGAGTATGCCGACCATGTCGAGAGGGAACGGCAGGTCCGCGAGAGCGTCGCCCAGGAAGCCCGCTATGTGGCCTCCGAGTTCGAGCGTCTGCTGGACGGCGCGCGCAGTCTCGTCGAGACCATCGCTCACGTGCCGGTGGTCCGGCAGGGCGAATGGGCGGCTTGCGCCGAACTCCTCACCACCCTGCGGCCCTTCAATGCCGGGGTGCTCGCCCTGGCGGCCACGGATGCGGCCGGCACCGTCATGTGTGCCTCCGACCAGCCGGCCGGCGCCAGCCTGCCGTCGGTGGCCGATCGCCCGCATGTCCAGCTCGCCCTGCGGCAGGAGACCTTCGTCGTCGGCGGCTATGCCTACGGCCGCCAGACGGCGGGCCACGCCCTTCACGTGGCGGTGGTGCGCCGCGACGTCGCCGGCGCCGCGGCGGGCGTCGTCTTCGCCACCATCAGCCTCGACTGGATCGCCGGCCGCTACGCCCGCTCGTCGTGGAGCGAGGATCACGTGGTGACGGTCGCCGACGCCGACGGCAGGATCCTGATGCGCCAGCCGGATCACCACCGCTTCGTCGGCAGGGCCATCCCCGAGGCCACCTGGTCCGGCCTGCGCCGGCTCTCCGGCAACGGCAGTTTCGAGGATGTCTCACCGCTCGACGCGGTGAGGCGCATCGTCGGCTACGTCGCGAAGGCGGGCCCGTCCCCCGGCCTGTTCATCGGCGTCGGCGTCAGCCGTCAGAGTGCCTTCTCCGATCTCCATGCGGCCACCCAGCGCGCCGTTCTGGGCTCCCTCATCGGCCTCCTCGCCGCCTTCGGCTTCGCCTGGATGACGGCCCGCAACCTGATCACGCGACCGTTCCGCCAGATTCTCGGGGCGGCCCAGTCCCTCGCCGCCGGCAGGCTCGACGCCCGCTCGCCGGTCGCCGGCCGCGGTGAGTTCGGTCAACTGGCGGAGGCCTTCAACGTCGTCGCAGACCGGCTGACGTCGGAGATCCGCGGCAAGGACATGCTGCTGCGCGAGCTCAGCCACCGGGTCATGAACAGCCTGCAGATGCTCAACTCCACCGTCATCCTGCAGCAGCGCGCGGTGAAGGACGAGCGCACCCGGGAACTCCTCGGCCAGATCGGCGGCCGCGTCATGGCCATCGCCGAGGCCTATCGGCAATTGCACAGGGTGGAGGGGGAGGACGTGATCGATCTCGGCGATCTCATCGCCCAGGTCGCCGAACAGACCTGCCACTCCCTGCTCGCCGATGCCGGCCGGTGCCGCGTCACCGTGGCGCCGCTGACCCTCACTCCGGACAGGGCGATCCGCGCCGGCCTCATCGCCAACGAGTTGGTGATGAACGCCATCAAATACGGCGGCGGGCCGCAGGCCGCCGTGAGCGTAGACTTCACCTCCGAGGCCGGCTGCGCGGTCCTGACGGTCCGCAACGGCAAGGTCGAAAGGGAAGGGCAGGCCGGTGGAGGATTCGGAACGCGCATGGTGTCCCTGCTGGCCACCGACCTCGGCGGAACAGTCGAGATGCGCGACGACGCAGGCGATGCGGTCGTGACGCTCCGCTTCCCCGTCAGCTCGGCTCCCCTGGCCCCTGCTCCCTGA
- a CDS encoding potassium/proton antiporter, protein MASPSPELLFFALGALLLLTVLAGNLSSRFGLPALIGFLALGMVAGSDGPGGIAFENYGAAQAVGVACLVFILFSGGLDTDWSMVRGVIRPAFVLATVGVAISAAVVSVAAVLLLDFTPLQGFLLGAVIASTDAAAVFAIMRSHGLPLDNRACGLIELESGSNDPMAIFLVGAGILLITAPAAGVSGLVPSFFVQMGVGAAVGWAVGMGLPALLRHVRLQVGSLALVVSVGAALLGYGLAGIAGGNGFLAAYIAGIVAGNQDFPGKRSISLFQDGAAWLAQVVMFLTLGLLVFPAQLPAVAGPGLAITAVLMLIARPLSVFVSLAPFRDFHWREKLFISWAGLRGAVPIVLATFPIVAGIQGAQTIFNIVFFVVVVSSVIQGPTIGLAARLLGITGALPAPGRDGAQSPG, encoded by the coding sequence ATGGCATCCCCCTCCCCCGAACTCCTCTTCTTCGCCCTCGGGGCGCTGCTCCTTCTCACCGTCCTCGCGGGCAATCTCTCCAGCCGGTTCGGCCTCCCGGCACTGATCGGCTTCCTCGCCCTCGGCATGGTGGCCGGGTCCGACGGCCCGGGCGGCATCGCGTTCGAGAATTACGGGGCAGCGCAGGCCGTGGGTGTCGCCTGCCTCGTCTTCATCCTGTTCTCAGGCGGGCTCGATACCGACTGGTCGATGGTGCGCGGGGTGATAAGGCCGGCTTTCGTGCTGGCGACGGTCGGCGTGGCGATCAGCGCGGCAGTGGTCTCCGTCGCCGCGGTTCTTCTCCTGGACTTCACGCCCCTGCAGGGATTCCTGCTCGGCGCGGTCATCGCCTCGACCGACGCGGCGGCGGTCTTCGCCATCATGCGCTCGCACGGGCTGCCGCTCGACAACCGCGCCTGCGGGCTCATCGAGCTGGAATCCGGCTCCAATGACCCGATGGCCATCTTCCTGGTCGGCGCCGGCATCCTGCTGATCACGGCGCCGGCCGCCGGGGTGTCGGGGCTGGTTCCAAGCTTCTTCGTCCAGATGGGTGTGGGGGCGGCCGTCGGCTGGGCCGTCGGGATGGGCCTGCCCGCCCTGCTGCGACACGTGCGCCTTCAGGTCGGGAGTCTGGCGCTGGTGGTTTCGGTGGGCGCCGCCCTGCTCGGCTACGGGCTCGCCGGCATTGCGGGCGGCAACGGCTTCCTCGCCGCCTACATCGCGGGGATCGTGGCCGGCAATCAGGACTTCCCGGGCAAGCGGTCCATCTCGCTGTTCCAGGATGGCGCCGCCTGGCTCGCACAGGTGGTCATGTTCCTCACCCTGGGTCTGCTCGTCTTCCCCGCGCAACTGCCCGCCGTGGCGGGGCCGGGCCTCGCCATCACTGCGGTCCTGATGCTCATCGCGCGGCCACTCAGCGTCTTCGTCAGCCTGGCGCCCTTCCGCGACTTCCACTGGCGGGAAAAGCTGTTCATCTCCTGGGCGGGGCTCAGGGGCGCCGTGCCCATCGTCCTCGCCACGTTCCCGATCGTTGCGGGGATCCAAGGCGCGCAGACGATCTTCAACATCGTCTTTTTCGTGGTGGTGGTGTCGAGCGTCATCCAGGGACCGACCATCGGCCTCGCCGCCCGCCTGCTCGGCATCACCGGCGCCTTACCCGCGCCGGGCCGGGACGGCGCCCAGAGCCCCGGCTAG
- a CDS encoding amino acid ABC transporter ATP-binding protein: MADTLLQLRGLGKRFGASPVFSGVDLDVEAGDRIAIIGASGSGKSTFLRCINFLERPDEGRVILAGEAVGEARERGGATQMRYDERALNRLRQRVGMVFQQFNLFPHMTVVGNVMEGLVTVKRLSRDAARPRALAELARVGLADKAEAYPAHLSGGQKQRVAIARALAMEPEILLFDEPTSALDPALVGEVLNTIQSLAEDGRTMLLVTHEIGFAYHMATRVLFLAEGGIYEQGTPDEVLKNPRRPLTQAFIAGHRRFSF; this comes from the coding sequence ATGGCCGACACGCTTCTCCAGCTCAGGGGCCTCGGCAAGCGCTTCGGCGCGAGCCCCGTCTTCTCCGGCGTCGATCTCGACGTGGAGGCCGGCGACCGCATCGCCATCATCGGCGCATCCGGCTCGGGCAAGTCGACCTTCCTGCGCTGCATCAACTTCCTCGAGCGTCCGGACGAGGGCCGCGTCATCCTCGCCGGCGAGGCGGTGGGGGAAGCGCGCGAGCGCGGCGGCGCGACGCAAATGCGCTATGACGAGAGGGCGCTCAACCGGCTGCGCCAGCGCGTCGGCATGGTCTTCCAGCAGTTCAACCTCTTTCCCCACATGACGGTCGTCGGCAACGTCATGGAAGGGCTCGTCACCGTGAAACGCCTGTCGCGCGATGCGGCGCGGCCGCGCGCCCTCGCAGAACTCGCCCGCGTCGGCCTCGCCGACAAGGCGGAGGCCTATCCGGCGCATCTCTCGGGCGGCCAGAAGCAGCGCGTCGCCATCGCCCGGGCGCTGGCCATGGAGCCTGAGATCCTGCTCTTCGACGAGCCGACCTCGGCCCTCGATCCGGCCCTCGTCGGCGAGGTGCTGAACACCATCCAGTCGCTCGCCGAGGACGGCCGCACGATGCTCCTCGTCACCCACGAGATCGGCTTCGCCTATCACATGGCCACCCGCGTCCTCTTCCTCGCCGAGGGCGGCATCTATGAGCAGGGCACGCCCGACGAGGTGCTCAAGAACCCGCGTCGGCCGCTCACCCAGGCCTTCATCGCCGGCCACCGCCGGTTCAGCTTCTGA
- a CDS encoding CinA family protein encodes MEALRDRDWTLACAESCTAGRLAQTLASGPGASRIFLGGVVAYTPSTKERVLAVPAEMLERPEGAVSEDVAVQMARGAADLTGADLALATTGVAGPSSDEEGNPVGRVYIALHDATAGDAEGAVRRFDFGDIGPKEVVERTVDAALILLAGHLAAQPHERSARQAQPGRRSGEGGGS; translated from the coding sequence ATGGAGGCCTTGAGGGACCGTGACTGGACCCTCGCGTGCGCGGAATCCTGCACCGCGGGCCGCCTGGCCCAGACGCTCGCCAGCGGACCCGGCGCTTCCAGGATCTTCCTCGGCGGCGTCGTCGCCTACACCCCCTCCACCAAGGAACGCGTGCTCGCCGTGCCGGCCGAGATGCTCGAGCGGCCGGAGGGCGCCGTCAGCGAAGACGTGGCAGTTCAGATGGCGAGAGGTGCGGCGGACTTGACCGGCGCCGATCTTGCCCTGGCGACCACCGGTGTCGCCGGCCCGTCCTCCGATGAGGAGGGAAACCCGGTCGGCCGCGTCTATATCGCCCTGCACGACGCCACGGCCGGTGACGCCGAGGGTGCCGTGCGGCGTTTCGATTTCGGTGACATCGGTCCCAAGGAGGTCGTGGAGCGCACCGTCGATGCGGCGCTCATCCTGCTCGCCGGCCATCTGGCGGCGCAACCCCACGAGCGATCGGCGCGGCAGGCCCAGCCGGGCCGCCGCAGCGGCGAGGGCGGCGGGTCGTGA
- a CDS encoding twin-arginine translocation pathway signal produces MTDDRSTRRLFLVRSAALAGAALTTGGLVLPARTQGLAPTPTMRGGANNYIPGAPVVQRIGGGGFWMTGTVRRAGDGAPLSGIRIQIWAHTTEGRESDRHSHGATLTAADGSFRLEMPQIVPAFGQAHGHLAYEGEGFRSVFLRPVMASARDTSLAAHFVLQPV; encoded by the coding sequence TTGACCGACGACCGATCGACCCGCCGCCTCTTTCTTGTCCGTAGCGCGGCGCTGGCGGGCGCGGCGCTGACGACCGGCGGCCTCGTCCTGCCCGCCCGTACGCAGGGCCTCGCGCCCACCCCCACGATGCGCGGCGGCGCCAACAACTACATCCCCGGTGCGCCGGTGGTGCAGCGCATCGGCGGCGGCGGCTTCTGGATGACCGGCACCGTGCGGCGGGCCGGCGACGGCGCACCGCTCTCCGGCATCCGCATCCAGATCTGGGCCCATACGACCGAGGGGCGCGAGTCCGACCGCCACAGCCACGGCGCCACCCTGACCGCCGCCGACGGCAGCTTCCGCCTGGAGATGCCGCAGATCGTGCCGGCATTCGGCCAGGCTCACGGTCATCTCGCCTATGAGGGCGAGGGCTTCCGGTCGGTCTTCCTGCGCCCGGTCATGGCCAGCGCCCGCGACACCAGCCTCGCCGCCCATTTCGTGCTGCAGCCGGTCTGA
- a CDS encoding GntR family transcriptional regulator, which produces MSRAASPIPAEPIAQLRRATFRDQIAERLRHAIIDGRIPPGEAVTELQLAAEFGVSRGPLREAMGQLAEEGLLITVPYTGTRVVDLSAGDISEIYSLRTALETLAFQQIWQRRTPAFARALKSRHATLLEALPKGDGYASSLAEVQFHSTVYEYCGHALLLETWRRISARLHLYLAVHQKAHGRSGPLGDAHQRYVELALGDDLAPMIAEIEHHMRRGVLQLQSYLGGLTA; this is translated from the coding sequence ATGAGCCGCGCGGCGTCGCCGATCCCCGCGGAACCTATCGCCCAGCTCCGGCGGGCGACCTTCCGCGACCAGATCGCCGAGCGGCTGCGCCACGCCATCATCGACGGCCGCATTCCTCCCGGCGAGGCGGTGACCGAACTTCAGCTCGCCGCCGAATTCGGCGTCAGCCGCGGTCCGCTGCGCGAGGCCATGGGGCAACTCGCCGAGGAGGGGCTGCTGATCACCGTGCCCTACACGGGCACGCGGGTGGTCGACCTCTCGGCCGGCGACATCAGCGAAATCTATTCGCTGCGCACGGCGCTGGAGACGCTGGCGTTTCAGCAGATCTGGCAGCGGCGGACGCCCGCCTTCGCGCGCGCGCTGAAGTCCCGCCATGCCACCCTTCTCGAGGCGCTGCCCAAGGGGGACGGCTATGCCTCCTCCCTGGCCGAGGTGCAGTTCCACTCCACCGTCTACGAATATTGCGGCCACGCGCTGTTGCTGGAGACCTGGCGACGCATCTCGGCGCGCCTCCACCTCTATCTCGCCGTCCATCAGAAGGCCCACGGCCGCTCCGGCCCCCTCGGCGATGCGCACCAGCGCTATGTCGAGCTCGCCCTCGGCGACGATCTCGCGCCGATGATCGCCGAGATCGAGCATCACATGCGGCGCGGCGTCCTGCAGCTCCAGTCCTATCTCGGCGGCCTGACGGCCTGA